In the Drosophila takahashii strain IR98-3 E-12201 chromosome 3R, DtakHiC1v2, whole genome shotgun sequence genome, one interval contains:
- the LOC108058609 gene encoding uncharacterized protein: MLVKEIINSLMVALLLLLSTAYGSPARGYYQSPQRGGRSYTDIARVVNPNQYAFPGSRTYPGQPFWPSG, translated from the coding sequence ATGTTAgttaaagaaattattaatagCCTCATGGTGGCCCTGCTCCTTCTCCTGTCAACCGCATACGGATCCCCGGCTAGAGGATATTACCAGTCTCCACAGCGAGGCGGTCGCAGCTACACGGATATCGCCCGAGTGGTTAATCCCAATCAATACGCCTTCCCAGGATCTCGCACTTATCCGGGCCAACCCTTCTGGCCATCTGGATAG